Proteins encoded in a region of the Paenibacillus sp. E222 genome:
- a CDS encoding M20 family metallopeptidase: MDWKRKVLDAIEEGQDELLELCSQLIRFPTENPPGDSREISAFIIEYLHRAGIDTKVHAATETMFNLISTLHGEGADKSDKHLIFCGHTDVVPAGDLSRWDFDPFCGEIKDGYMLGRGASDMKGGLAGLIFATVILAKLGVPLRGDLSLMIVPDEETGGDLGVPWVLERGLATGTAAVIAEPSSPQHPTIGQKGSCWFEFTVEGTPGHGSLQPIVGDNAIVKAAKGIEALQRLWDIKPDIPEEVKEIIRISQEYARDREKAGLAYQVFDHVTVNIGSIQGGTKVNVVADRCTVQVDSRVPFGVDYRDVLDRARSLLLEAGIESELKPFGFQGNANWTPAHEPIVSQLVESISEVSGEEAYGVLQWASSDARHFRNHQIPVLQYGPAELSTIHNFNEKAPVWQIIQCAKVYALSALKYLGVEGMEDEMSLKNSKTAASEEATTSKR; encoded by the coding sequence ATGGATTGGAAAAGGAAGGTACTTGATGCAATCGAGGAAGGCCAGGACGAATTACTGGAGCTCTGTTCACAGCTGATTCGTTTTCCGACGGAGAACCCTCCAGGGGATTCGCGTGAGATTAGCGCTTTTATTATCGAATATCTGCATCGGGCTGGAATAGACACCAAAGTACATGCGGCAACGGAAACGATGTTTAACCTGATCTCGACGTTACACGGAGAAGGCGCGGACAAGTCAGACAAACATCTGATTTTCTGTGGTCATACGGACGTTGTGCCAGCCGGGGATCTTTCCCGTTGGGATTTTGATCCGTTCTGCGGTGAAATCAAGGACGGATATATGCTGGGACGCGGGGCATCCGACATGAAAGGCGGGCTTGCTGGCTTAATCTTTGCGACGGTTATTCTGGCGAAGCTGGGTGTTCCTTTGCGTGGTGATCTGTCGCTGATGATTGTTCCAGATGAAGAAACAGGCGGTGACCTGGGGGTACCGTGGGTTCTGGAACGTGGTCTTGCAACCGGAACTGCCGCGGTAATTGCAGAGCCGTCCAGCCCGCAGCATCCAACCATTGGACAAAAGGGAAGCTGCTGGTTTGAATTTACGGTGGAAGGGACACCGGGTCATGGCAGTCTTCAACCTATTGTAGGCGATAATGCGATTGTGAAGGCAGCTAAAGGCATTGAAGCCTTGCAGCGGCTGTGGGACATCAAGCCAGACATCCCGGAAGAGGTGAAGGAGATTATTCGCATCTCGCAGGAGTATGCGCGTGATCGGGAGAAGGCAGGTCTGGCTTATCAGGTGTTCGACCATGTCACGGTGAATATCGGTTCCATTCAGGGTGGAACCAAGGTGAATGTGGTAGCGGATCGCTGCACTGTTCAGGTAGACTCTCGCGTTCCATTTGGTGTGGATTACCGGGATGTATTGGACCGTGCTCGCTCGCTTCTGCTTGAAGCAGGAATAGAATCGGAGCTGAAGCCGTTTGGCTTCCAGGGCAACGCCAACTGGACTCCAGCGCATGAACCAATCGTGAGCCAACTGGTGGAGAGCATCAGCGAAGTGAGCGGCGAAGAGGCGTACGGTGTGCTGCAATGGGCATCCAGCGATGCACGCCACTTCCGTAATCATCAGATTCCGGTATTGCAATATGGTCCGGCAGAGCTGTCCACAATTCATAATTTCAACGAAAAAGCACCCGTATGGCAGATTATCCAGTGCGCCAAAGTATACGCGCTGAGCGCGCTTAAATATTTGGGCGTGGAAGGTATGGAAGATGAAATGTCCTTGAAGAATTCGAAGACTGCTGCTTCCGAAGAAGCTACGACGTCCAAGCGTTAA
- a CDS encoding ABC transporter substrate-binding protein, with translation MKKLKWFSAMIALTVVLGGCASNANQQPAASGSGEETKPAPTLTVAYSEGGTTMDPAEANDLTSDTLVLATYDQLVTYGVKTVDGADVANTEDIQPMLAESWEVSDDNTTYTFKIKSGLKFQSGNPVNADAVVYSFDRVAKSSSGSFLYGMADIKSVTAKDDSTVEIVLNKANHMFTQIIAMYTFSIVDQKLVEEKGDDYLKTNAAGSGPFTLEKWDPASEAVFQANNDYWQGAPKLSKVTLKFTKEASNRVLLLNKSDVDMAIEIPPKDVAALQENSDLTIKSNASNRILFFAMNNNVKPFDNEKVRQAINYAIPYDQLINDVMYGQAKEMKSAVASNTPGFTDAGYVYEYNLDKAKALLKEAGYAEGFSFDFTLGSGFDDWEYDAVLIQAELAKIGVKMNINKVARAQFLEQQKEGNLVSYISKWTSFVNDPGYHLGFLLYGKGSSNYIHYNNAEVNKLWEEAGAEPDQAKRNELYMKAQEIITTEAPWAYLYEYNRVVGMNNKVSGYVYYPDEVLRFYPLSKEQ, from the coding sequence ATGAAAAAGCTCAAATGGTTTTCTGCAATGATTGCTCTTACCGTTGTTCTTGGCGGCTGTGCCAGCAATGCCAACCAGCAGCCTGCGGCATCCGGCTCAGGAGAGGAAACAAAACCCGCGCCAACACTGACGGTTGCTTACTCTGAGGGGGGAACCACGATGGACCCGGCGGAAGCGAATGACCTGACCTCGGACACTTTGGTACTGGCAACCTATGATCAGTTGGTAACCTATGGTGTCAAAACGGTGGATGGTGCTGACGTAGCCAACACGGAGGATATTCAGCCGATGCTGGCCGAGAGCTGGGAAGTGTCTGATGACAATACAACGTATACGTTCAAAATCAAAAGCGGTCTGAAATTCCAAAGTGGAAATCCGGTCAATGCGGATGCGGTTGTGTACTCTTTTGACCGTGTGGCGAAGTCCAGCTCCGGCAGCTTTCTATACGGAATGGCCGACATCAAGAGCGTGACAGCCAAGGACGACTCCACCGTCGAGATCGTACTTAATAAAGCAAACCACATGTTCACCCAGATCATTGCCATGTATACCTTCTCCATTGTGGACCAGAAGCTGGTCGAGGAAAAAGGTGATGATTATCTGAAAACGAATGCTGCCGGTTCAGGCCCGTTCACGCTTGAAAAATGGGACCCGGCCAGTGAAGCAGTCTTCCAGGCCAACAACGACTACTGGCAGGGTGCACCGAAACTCAGCAAAGTTACGCTGAAATTCACGAAGGAAGCCTCCAACCGTGTTCTGCTGCTGAACAAGAGTGACGTGGACATGGCGATCGAGATTCCTCCCAAAGATGTTGCAGCTTTGCAGGAGAACAGTGATTTGACCATCAAGTCCAATGCGAGTAACCGCATTTTGTTCTTCGCGATGAACAACAATGTCAAACCGTTTGATAATGAAAAAGTGCGTCAGGCCATCAACTATGCGATCCCTTATGATCAATTGATTAACGATGTTATGTACGGTCAAGCCAAAGAGATGAAAAGTGCTGTAGCAAGTAACACACCGGGCTTTACGGATGCAGGCTATGTGTACGAGTACAATCTGGACAAAGCCAAGGCGTTGTTGAAAGAAGCGGGTTATGCGGAAGGGTTCAGCTTTGACTTTACCCTCGGTTCCGGCTTTGACGACTGGGAGTATGATGCGGTTCTGATTCAAGCAGAGCTGGCCAAGATCGGTGTCAAAATGAACATTAACAAAGTCGCTCGTGCACAGTTCCTGGAACAGCAAAAAGAAGGGAACTTAGTCTCTTACATCTCCAAATGGACTTCATTTGTTAACGACCCTGGGTACCATCTGGGCTTCCTGCTCTATGGCAAAGGCTCTTCCAACTACATTCATTACAACAATGCGGAAGTTAACAAGCTGTGGGAAGAAGCAGGTGCCGAACCGGATCAGGCGAAACGCAACGAGCTATACATGAAGGCACAGGAGATTATTACGACAGAAGCGCCATGGGCGTATCTATACGAATACAACCGGGTTGTCGGCATGAATAACAAGGTCAGCGGATACGTGTATTATCCGGATGAGGTTCTGCGTTTCTACCCGCTTAGCAAAGAGCAGTAA
- a CDS encoding aminopeptidase yields the protein MNQQRIDVSKNVLVECLGLRSGETLAVVADDAKRELAESIYEAGKALGADAVLMVMKERSKSGEEPPAPIAEAMKCADVAVCVTRYSLTHTQARKQAAAAGTRVATMPGMTDDMFMNGAITAEYPKVKALTDKVTAMLSAGRSVRIEKDGHQLSFSIQGRNGVPSTGMYLNPGESGNLPSGEAYIAPVEGIGEGEILVDGSIAGIGAISEPVLLTVREGRLVTATGVEGDKLLSMLGEGDGRILGEFGIGTNDKARITGVVLEDEKVYGTIHVAFGSNNTFGGTVAAGVHIDAVVQKPDVYIDDVLIMRQGELLDQ from the coding sequence ATGAACCAGCAACGAATTGACGTCAGTAAAAATGTTTTGGTGGAATGCCTTGGACTTCGCAGTGGTGAGACACTGGCTGTCGTAGCGGATGATGCCAAGAGAGAACTGGCCGAGTCCATATATGAGGCAGGCAAGGCACTGGGAGCAGATGCGGTACTAATGGTGATGAAGGAACGGAGCAAATCCGGTGAAGAGCCGCCTGCGCCGATTGCCGAAGCGATGAAGTGTGCAGATGTCGCAGTGTGCGTAACTCGTTATTCATTAACCCATACGCAGGCGCGTAAACAGGCGGCAGCTGCTGGAACCCGGGTAGCTACGATGCCGGGCATGACGGACGATATGTTCATGAACGGAGCCATTACCGCAGAATATCCCAAAGTGAAGGCATTGACAGATAAGGTTACGGCCATGCTGAGTGCAGGGAGAAGTGTCCGTATCGAAAAAGATGGACACCAGCTGTCGTTCTCCATTCAGGGTCGTAATGGCGTGCCGAGCACAGGTATGTACCTCAATCCAGGTGAATCCGGCAATTTGCCTTCCGGTGAAGCGTACATCGCCCCCGTTGAAGGCATTGGCGAGGGTGAAATCCTGGTGGATGGCTCAATTGCAGGAATAGGTGCGATCAGTGAACCTGTTCTACTGACAGTTAGAGAAGGGCGCCTTGTTACAGCAACTGGCGTTGAAGGAGACAAGTTGTTATCCATGCTGGGTGAAGGGGATGGTCGGATTCTTGGCGAATTTGGCATTGGCACCAATGACAAGGCCCGAATTACAGGTGTTGTCCTGGAGGACGAGAAAGTCTACGGTACGATTCATGTTGCTTTTGGAAGTAATAATACCTTTGGCGGCACAGTTGCAGCAGGTGTTCACATTGATGCCGTTGTGCAGAAGCCGGATGTGTACATTGATGATGTGTTGATTATGCGTCAGGGAGAACTGCTCGATCAATAA
- a CDS encoding ABC transporter permease yields MGTKPAPAVVPKPKTFLRLLLRNRLAAIGLAFIVMWTVIAAIAPWIAPYDPYVTNTAVKLESPSGGHWFGTDNYGRDILSRVLYGARISIWTGLIAVSISFVIGVPLGGIAAYYGGRTGNIIMRVMDVLLAFPSLVLSMAIAASIGNGLTSAMIAVGIVGIPEFARLMYGQTVSLREKEYVEASRAIGVRDRVILFRHILPNALAPLLVQATLGMGFAILTASSLSFLGLGVKPPTAEWGAMISEGREYIISGQWWLVTFPGLAIATSILGFNLLGDGFRDVLDPRLRSGK; encoded by the coding sequence ATGGGAACCAAACCTGCACCGGCGGTTGTTCCCAAACCCAAAACCTTTCTGAGATTGTTGCTCCGCAATCGGCTCGCTGCCATTGGTCTGGCCTTTATCGTCATGTGGACTGTCATTGCAGCTATTGCCCCCTGGATTGCCCCGTATGATCCGTACGTGACGAATACGGCTGTGAAGCTGGAATCGCCATCAGGTGGTCACTGGTTTGGTACCGATAACTATGGTCGTGACATTCTGAGTCGTGTTCTGTATGGAGCTAGAATCAGCATCTGGACAGGCTTGATTGCCGTCAGCATCTCGTTTGTCATCGGGGTTCCGCTGGGCGGAATCGCTGCTTACTACGGCGGACGTACTGGCAATATCATCATGCGGGTAATGGATGTATTGCTTGCATTTCCCTCGCTGGTACTCTCCATGGCCATCGCGGCTTCCATCGGCAACGGACTGACGAGTGCCATGATTGCTGTAGGGATTGTGGGCATTCCCGAATTTGCCAGATTGATGTATGGGCAGACGGTATCCCTGCGCGAAAAGGAATACGTGGAGGCAAGCAGAGCCATCGGTGTGAGGGACAGAGTGATATTGTTTCGCCACATCTTGCCGAATGCTTTGGCACCACTGTTGGTACAAGCCACACTCGGTATGGGCTTTGCCATCCTGACGGCATCCAGTTTGAGTTTTCTCGGTCTTGGCGTCAAACCGCCTACAGCCGAATGGGGGGCCATGATCTCTGAAGGTCGGGAGTATATCATTTCCGGACAATGGTGGCTCGTGACATTCCCTGGACTGGCTATAGCCACATCCATTCTTGGCTTTAACCTGCTCGGAGATGGTTTCCGTGATGTACTGGACCCAAGGTTGCGTTCGGGAAAATAG
- a CDS encoding PucR family transcriptional regulator — MKTTGITLKELLNIPILSKAKVISGHQGLDRVVRFVDIMEVPDLQGWLREGMLMLTTAYSIRDNPGLLGELIYTLNEAGAAALAIKPARFLKEIPKEAVAASNDCGLPIIEIPPEIPYMDITQPVMELVLDRQAALLRRSEEVYRTLMTMVLENSGIQAVGDNVAELLQAPVGVIDNAGQMIVSSPPDYEWKEAVDPLVWEINLDRRKVARLLVDKDSLDEMEQVGIEQARLVLSLELMRNKVAEDTELRLRGNFIDELLTPPLLLPHEAESRGRKLGMNPEHVWEVAVMEGETAPDEDLLTELLGQEARKRRVAPHIEFRTNRAVLFLPTPESRDAAWKDDVQSWSDTIGLWLEDPANKLGQFRTGVGTQVPLWNMHQSYGEARNALLVSSRLSGGRTTRFEDVEVYHLLSETANDPGFAALFERKLGKLRAYDDEHSGDLLRTFFYYLESRGSLIETANRLYIHRNSVKYRLERIRDITGFDLNHPREQFVCHLCLVYYYMKQDKQEV, encoded by the coding sequence TTGAAAACGACAGGTATAACATTGAAAGAACTGTTGAATATTCCTATACTCAGCAAGGCCAAAGTCATTAGTGGGCACCAGGGATTGGATCGGGTTGTGCGGTTCGTGGATATTATGGAGGTGCCCGATCTGCAAGGGTGGTTGCGAGAAGGCATGCTTATGCTGACGACAGCCTATTCAATTCGTGATAATCCCGGCTTGCTCGGAGAACTAATCTATACACTTAATGAAGCAGGGGCGGCTGCTCTGGCTATCAAGCCTGCGCGTTTTCTCAAAGAAATCCCGAAAGAAGCCGTTGCAGCCAGTAATGACTGCGGCCTGCCCATCATTGAAATTCCTCCGGAAATACCCTACATGGATATTACGCAGCCTGTTATGGAATTGGTACTGGATCGACAGGCCGCACTTCTCCGCAGGTCAGAGGAAGTATATCGGACACTGATGACCATGGTACTTGAAAACAGCGGAATACAGGCGGTGGGGGACAATGTGGCTGAGCTGCTTCAGGCACCCGTGGGTGTTATCGACAATGCTGGTCAGATGATTGTGTCTTCACCGCCGGATTATGAATGGAAAGAAGCTGTGGACCCGCTCGTATGGGAGATAAATCTCGATCGGCGAAAGGTCGCCCGACTGCTGGTGGACAAGGACTCCCTGGATGAGATGGAACAAGTCGGTATTGAGCAAGCCAGATTAGTATTATCCCTGGAATTGATGAGAAACAAGGTGGCGGAAGATACCGAATTGCGTCTGCGGGGCAACTTCATTGACGAACTGCTGACACCACCTCTGCTGCTGCCACATGAGGCCGAATCGAGAGGTCGCAAGCTTGGCATGAATCCGGAGCATGTATGGGAAGTAGCCGTGATGGAAGGTGAGACTGCTCCAGATGAAGACCTATTGACGGAATTGCTTGGTCAGGAGGCCAGAAAACGGAGGGTAGCGCCTCATATTGAGTTTCGGACCAACAGGGCGGTGCTCTTCTTGCCAACACCGGAATCCCGGGATGCGGCATGGAAGGATGACGTTCAATCCTGGTCTGATACGATCGGGCTATGGCTCGAAGATCCGGCCAACAAGCTTGGACAATTCAGAACAGGCGTAGGCACCCAGGTTCCACTTTGGAATATGCATCAAAGCTATGGCGAGGCCAGAAATGCCCTGCTCGTATCCTCCCGCTTGTCCGGTGGGCGTACAACCCGGTTTGAGGACGTGGAGGTATATCATTTGTTGAGTGAAACGGCGAATGATCCAGGTTTTGCGGCATTGTTTGAACGGAAGCTGGGGAAATTGCGTGCTTATGATGATGAGCACAGCGGGGATTTGCTGCGTACGTTTTTTTATTATCTGGAGAGCAGAGGCAGCCTGATCGAGACTGCAAACCGCCTCTATATTCACCGGAATTCCGTGAAATACCGACTGGAGCGAATACGGGACATTACGGGCTTCGACCTGAATCACCCGCGTGAACAATTTGTCTGTCATCTGTGTCTTGTGTATTACTACATGAAGCAGGATAAACAAGAGGTGTAG
- a CDS encoding AroM family protein encodes MTKQLGMITIGQAPRTDVAPVIEKYLEGRAELLQVGVLDGLSATQIAALAPEPGEYVLTSRLQDGSAAIVSREKIRPMLNQKIREFEAMGVPNILLLCTGSFPGLRSVKVHLIEPDRIIPPAVQAMADGRRLGLIGPLPEQAGQLDLKFSSLVQPAFAAASPYTSGEAEFRQATESLKGRVELILLDCMGYDERHRQWVANASAGIPVILSNALMGKLVAEMV; translated from the coding sequence ATGACCAAGCAGCTTGGCATGATTACGATTGGACAAGCTCCGCGAACCGATGTTGCGCCTGTCATAGAAAAGTATCTGGAGGGGCGGGCGGAACTCCTTCAGGTCGGAGTGCTGGACGGGCTGTCGGCAACTCAGATTGCTGCGCTGGCCCCGGAACCTGGTGAATATGTGCTCACTTCCCGTCTACAGGATGGCAGTGCGGCTATCGTATCCCGTGAAAAAATCAGACCGATGCTGAATCAAAAGATTCGTGAATTCGAAGCAATGGGTGTCCCCAATATTCTGCTGCTGTGCACAGGTTCCTTTCCAGGTCTGCGTTCAGTCAAGGTGCACCTCATTGAGCCTGACCGCATTATTCCTCCAGCCGTACAGGCGATGGCCGATGGCCGCCGTCTGGGGCTTATCGGACCATTGCCAGAGCAAGCGGGACAGCTTGATTTGAAGTTTTCCTCCCTGGTCCAGCCTGCGTTTGCCGCTGCTTCTCCTTATACATCCGGGGAGGCTGAGTTCCGGCAGGCGACGGAATCATTAAAGGGGCGTGTTGAACTTATTTTACTGGATTGCATGGGGTATGATGAGCGCCACCGTCAGTGGGTTGCCAATGCCAGCGCAGGAATCCCAGTCATTTTGTCGAATGCTCTAATGGGGAAGCTAGTAGCGGAAATGGTCTGA
- a CDS encoding DUF1177 domain-containing protein translates to MPLQKTLLALDALDSAYVNGESVKQLFVQYPQVSVEVLTVQGEKGSTDFVKIIIPGTQGKLSGGQAPTMGIVGRLGGIGARPTRIGLVSDADGAVAAVAAGLKLADMQTKGDSLKGDVIVTTHICPDAPTLPHEPVDFMDSPVDILQMNEHEVLPEMEAILSIDTTKGNRVINHKGIAISPTVKEGYILRVSDDLLRIMEMTTGQLPVTFPITTQDITPYGNDLYHINSILQPAVATHAPVVGVAVTAQSAVPGCGTGASHEVDIASAVRLVVETAKEFTNGTCSFYNVEEYNLITRLYGSMKVLQTPGIQAAPSA, encoded by the coding sequence ATGCCACTTCAAAAAACGTTATTGGCACTGGACGCGCTGGACAGCGCTTATGTAAATGGTGAAAGTGTAAAGCAACTATTTGTTCAATACCCACAGGTTTCCGTTGAAGTGCTGACCGTACAAGGGGAAAAGGGAAGCACGGATTTTGTTAAAATCATCATCCCTGGTACACAAGGCAAGCTGTCGGGAGGGCAGGCCCCGACCATGGGGATTGTCGGACGACTGGGTGGAATCGGTGCCCGTCCTACACGCATCGGACTCGTCTCGGATGCCGATGGCGCCGTTGCTGCTGTCGCAGCAGGACTGAAACTCGCCGATATGCAGACCAAGGGTGATTCGCTTAAAGGTGATGTCATTGTAACTACGCATATCTGTCCGGATGCTCCCACGCTTCCGCATGAACCGGTTGATTTTATGGACTCTCCGGTCGACATTTTGCAGATGAACGAACATGAGGTTCTACCTGAGATGGAAGCCATTTTGTCCATTGATACAACCAAAGGAAACCGGGTGATTAACCATAAAGGCATCGCCATTTCGCCAACAGTGAAAGAGGGATATATTTTACGGGTGAGCGATGATTTGCTCCGAATTATGGAGATGACCACAGGGCAGCTGCCTGTGACTTTCCCGATTACAACGCAGGATATTACGCCATACGGCAATGACTTATACCATATCAATTCCATTTTACAGCCAGCTGTGGCTACACATGCACCCGTTGTAGGCGTAGCTGTAACCGCACAATCCGCAGTTCCGGGATGCGGCACAGGAGCGAGCCATGAGGTTGACATTGCAAGCGCAGTTCGTTTGGTCGTGGAGACAGCCAAGGAATTTACGAATGGCACCTGTTCTTTCTACAATGTGGAGGAATATAACCTGATTACTCGTCTATATGGATCAATGAAAGTACTTCAGACCCCAGGAATCCAGGCAGCTCCGTCAGCATAG
- a CDS encoding ABC transporter permease, which produces MFAYTLRRLLQMIPALIGIVVITFILSRVLPGDPAIVMAGEQATDDVIAKIRMDMGLDKPLFVQFFSYVGQLLQGNLGFAYHTGHTVLSDFATRFPATIELTLASVIIAICVAIPVGIIAATRKESFIDHISRVFSLIGACVPIFWLGLLFIYIFYSILGWAPAPMGRISGDLNPPTHITGLYVVDSLMTGDMVALKSSLAHLLLPAICLSTGTMAIVARMTRSSMLEVIGQDYVRTARAKGLSETAVVGKHSLINALIPTLTVLGLQFGGLLGGAVITETIFSWPGVGGYVTDSILAADYAPIQAFTLVSAILFSFINLAVDLVYGLIDPRIRYE; this is translated from the coding sequence TTGTTTGCTTACACGCTCCGAAGGCTGCTGCAGATGATTCCGGCACTGATCGGCATTGTGGTGATTACCTTCATCCTGTCCCGCGTTCTTCCGGGAGATCCCGCCATTGTCATGGCTGGCGAACAGGCCACGGATGATGTCATTGCCAAAATCCGAATGGACATGGGATTGGACAAGCCATTATTTGTACAGTTTTTTAGTTACGTGGGACAGTTGCTTCAAGGGAATCTGGGATTCGCCTACCATACCGGTCATACGGTGCTAAGTGATTTCGCTACCCGCTTTCCGGCAACCATTGAGCTGACGTTGGCCAGTGTGATTATAGCCATCTGTGTTGCGATTCCGGTAGGCATTATCGCTGCAACTCGAAAAGAGTCCTTTATCGACCACATCTCCAGAGTGTTCTCCTTGATTGGAGCATGTGTACCCATCTTCTGGCTGGGACTGCTGTTTATTTACATCTTCTATTCCATCCTCGGCTGGGCTCCGGCTCCAATGGGACGCATCAGCGGAGACCTCAATCCACCGACGCATATCACCGGATTGTATGTCGTAGACAGTCTTATGACCGGAGATATGGTTGCACTCAAAAGCAGTCTTGCGCATTTGCTGCTTCCGGCCATCTGCCTGAGCACAGGGACAATGGCAATAGTGGCACGTATGACCAGGTCCAGCATGCTGGAAGTCATCGGACAGGACTATGTGCGTACCGCACGAGCCAAAGGCTTGAGCGAAACCGCGGTCGTCGGCAAACACTCCCTGATCAATGCGCTGATTCCCACGTTGACCGTTCTTGGTCTTCAGTTTGGCGGATTACTCGGTGGTGCGGTCATCACGGAAACTATCTTTTCCTGGCCCGGTGTCGGCGGTTATGTCACAGATTCGATTCTGGCCGCCGATTATGCACCAATTCAGGCCTTCACACTGGTAAGTGCCATTCTGTTCAGCTTTATAAATCTGGCGGTGGATCTGGTCTATGGATTGATTGATCCACGAATCCGTTATGAATAG
- a CDS encoding aspartate/glutamate racemase family protein, whose protein sequence is MLGLIRVITLHHEEDIHRHGALIEGRYGIQVRSRCIPDQPLGVYDQATELESIPKIVDLARKLEQEGCTSIGISCAADPALAEMRAAVDIPVYGAGSCAAHLALTSAARVGVLTILEEVPHLIRGILGDAYIGMERPEGVVTTLDLNTPQGRIAAMEAARRLKAEGAESIVLACTGFATMGFALEVEKELHIRALDPIYSLGAAVSALNV, encoded by the coding sequence ATGTTGGGTCTTATCAGAGTGATTACGCTTCATCATGAAGAAGATATCCACAGACACGGGGCATTGATTGAAGGACGTTATGGCATTCAGGTTCGGAGTCGCTGCATTCCCGATCAACCGCTGGGGGTATATGATCAGGCCACAGAGCTTGAATCGATTCCCAAAATTGTGGATCTGGCACGAAAACTGGAACAGGAAGGCTGTACCTCCATCGGTATCAGTTGTGCAGCCGATCCGGCTCTCGCAGAAATGCGTGCCGCTGTTGACATCCCAGTCTATGGTGCTGGATCATGTGCAGCACATCTTGCGCTCACTTCAGCGGCGCGTGTAGGTGTATTGACCATCCTTGAGGAAGTGCCTCATCTAATTCGAGGAATACTAGGTGATGCCTATATTGGGATGGAGCGTCCCGAAGGTGTGGTAACTACGCTGGATCTCAACACGCCACAGGGGCGAATCGCGGCTATGGAAGCCGCCAGAAGACTGAAGGCGGAGGGCGCCGAGTCCATTGTTCTTGCGTGTACAGGTTTTGCAACGATGGGATTCGCCTTGGAAGTGGAAAAAGAACTGCATATCCGGGCGCTTGACCCGATCTATTCATTGGGAGCAGCTGTGTCTGCGTTGAATGTCTGA